One Fusarium poae strain DAOMC 252244 chromosome 4, whole genome shotgun sequence DNA window includes the following coding sequences:
- a CDS encoding hypothetical protein (TransMembrane:2 (i42-63o113-136i)), with the protein MPGRFPDEESGSGESETLLGRGHKRVKHFWDGFFDFAFQDDILKIAVGLILAAAFTDLVKSFVSDVLMPPISVILPLNKNIEEKFAVLQKGPNFNKTTGYNTLHQAQDDGAVVWAYGSFVSQMISFLVLGLALYGLAHLWQLASSEPIIKHTKKCKYCRQRINEKSIRCIQCTSWLDGREDRT; encoded by the exons ATGCCTGGTCGCTTCCCTGATGAAGAGTCCGGCTCTGGCGAGTCCGAGACACTCCTTGGCCGGGGTCACAAAAGAGTTAAGCACTTCTGGGATGGGTTTTTCGACTTTGCTTTCCAAGATGATATCCTCAAGATCGCCGTTGGTTTGAT TCTTGCGGCTGCCTTCACCGACTTGGTCAAGTCATTTGTGAGCGACGTGCTCATGCCGCCCATTTCCGTTATCCTACCCTTGAACAAGAACATAGAGGAGAAGTTTGCCGTTCTGCAAAAGGGACCCAACTTTAACAAGACCACGGGCTACAACACCTTGCACCAAGCGCAAGATGACGGTGCTGTCGTTTGGGCTTATGG ATCATTTGTCAGTCAAATGATATCCTTCCTTGTACTGGGTCTCGCCTTGTACGGACTCGCCCACTTGTGGCAGCTTGCCTCGTCCGAGCCCATCATCAAGCACACCAAAAAGTGCAAGTACTGCAGGCAACGCATCAACGAGAAG TCTATCCGATGTATACAATGCACTAGCTGGCTCGATGGAAGAGAGGACCGCACTTGA
- a CDS encoding hypothetical protein (SECRETED:SignalP(1-17)), whose amino-acid sequence MVRSLALFAGAIATVAAAQTTTVNFFLPGFDDQPLVGSVVAVKGEATSVAINCAEGTDPSDCGIQEERTIVGGPSTMDISYSYSPPEEYGGGLIDQRTGCKLDPKKDVAFCSVEATNVISGVTESMATSTALSGYKQLIMPITITAGAEKLNGGDASATASASDSEATTAGKPKDTGAQATGSATTSGADADATPSPVESDNAAGPMVTQNAILAAAAIVGGAAMLL is encoded by the exons ATGGTTCGATCTCTTGCTCTTTTCGCTGGCGCCATTGCCACTGTCGCCGCCGCCCAGACAACCACCGtcaacttcttcctccccGGATTCGATGATCAACCTCTTGTAGGATCTGTCGTCGCCGTCAAGGGCGAGGCGACTAGTGTTGCCATCAACTGCGCTGAGGGAACCGACCCCAGCGACTGCGGCATCCAGGAAGAGCGCACTATTGTTGGTGGTCCCTCCACCATGGATATCAGCTACTCCTACAGCCCTCCCGAGGAGTACGGCGGTGGTCTCAT TGATCAAAGAACTGGCTGCAAACTGGACCCCAAGAAGGATGTGGCCTTCTGCTCTGTCGAAGCAACAAACGTCATTTCTGGTGTTACCGAGTCTATGGCCACCTCAACTGCTCTCAGTGGATACAAGCAGCTCATCATgcccatcaccatcactgcTGGCGCTGAGAAGTTGAACGGCGGTGACGCCTCTGCCACTGCCTCTGCCTCTGACTCCGAGGCCACTACTGCCGGCAAGCCCAAGGATACCGGTGCACAAGCTACTGGTTCTGCCACTACTTCTGGAGCTGACGCTGATGCCACTCCCTCTCCCGTTGAGTCTGACAACGCTGCCGGTCCCATGGTAACCCAGAACGCCATCCTGGCTGCCGCTGCCATTGTCGGTGGTGCTGCCATGCTGCTGTAA
- a CDS encoding hypothetical protein (SECRETED:SignalP(1-20)) translates to MLGLTSTLLAVLAVNSVTYAEEEPPTITAAPIYLPYYDKESWSLVRGSIISSDEQAQETTYTIFCPDTDGSTPPECDLSLEFPFILVEGPDTVRFHGTNPSRLTANLECSLQGTTKATCSGYSSFDKGYNDGIHTGPTEVVWKSTFTGKEAEWGVLTMGPLPEDPDPVTAASTTPTEFVSLPLATDGSSAAMSLNAKVMRIALAAAFCTLMTGWL, encoded by the exons ATGTTGGGACTTACCTCAACTCTGCTGGCGGTGCTGGCTGTGAATAGTGTCACATACGCCGAGGAAGAACCTCCCACTATCACCGCAGCGCCTATATACTTGCCATACTACGATAAGGAGTCCTGGTCCCTTGTCCGAGGTAGCATCATTTCGAGCGACGAGCAGGCCCAAGAGACAACATACACGATATTCTGTCCAGATACAGACGGTTCCACTCCCCCAGAGTGCGATCTTTCTCTCGAGTTTCCTTTTATTCTTGTTGAAGGTCCTGATACCGTTCGATTCCATGGAACTAACCCATCAAGACT AACGGCAAACTTGGAGTGCAGTCTGCAGGGCACAACTAAAGCGACATGTTCTGGATACTCTAGTTTCGACAAGGGTTACAATGATGGTATTCACACTGGACCAACTGAGGTAGTATGGAAATCGACCTTTACCGGAAAGGAAGCAGAATGGGGCGTCTTGACTATGGGCCCATTGCCTGAAGATCCTGACCCTGTCACCGCTGCCTCGACTACACCTACAGAGTTCGTTTCGCTACCGTTGGCTACAGACGGTAGCAGTGCGGCAATGAGTTTGAATGCCAAAGTCATGAGAATCGCTCTCGCGGCAGCCTTTTGTACGCTGATGACTGGCTGGCTATGA
- a CDS encoding hypothetical protein (SECRETED:SignalP(1-17)~TransMembrane:2 (n6-13c17/18o66-84i461-479o)~CAZy:GH76), translating into MKFSRLALASLASLATATKTPPKSLDTSNPDSIRDVAGTLAFDAMSYYKGNISSVPKDLGDLQDPYYWWVAGALWGIMLDYYHLTGDYSYNDVIIEALLGPTNLGKGHNYMPAEHADEEGNDDLFFWGNAVLSAAERNFPQPNKDLPSWLDISINVFDQLVSRWDATKCNGGLLWQIYPDNPNGMTYKNSVSNGGFFQLAARLGRITGDAKYLDWAVKIWDWSWEVGFIDHRNYHVYDGTDTKDNCQKTVYHSFTYTQGIYLYGAAVMANHTGKPEWAERSRNLLKGTDWFFAPFGNVTNVMYEAACETVMSCTADMETFKGYLSRFMYLSVQMQPDLKAHVHDHLLPSAKAAVQTCTGGKSGRECGQRWYVEGYDGNPGLGQQMCALEIVQGLLLDKAPAPLKGDDIKVIRSTDWAAMDVHESKIKSTPSASDTAETASATSDSAPKPTKSEDAAGSYRADLVLASFSIVTVLTFLGFA; encoded by the exons ATGAAGTTCAGCAGGTTAGCATTGGCCAGTCTGGCTTCTCTAGCCACTGCTACCAAGACACCACCCAAATCACTCGACACCTCAAATCCCG ATTCTATCAGGGATGTTGCAGGAACATTGGCATTCGATGCCATGTCCTACTACAAAGGAAACATATCCTCGGTCCCTAAAGACTTGGGAGATCTTCAAGACCCTTACTACTGGTGGGTAGCTGGTGCTCTATGGGGCATCATGCTTGACTACTACCATCTCACCGGAGATTACTCATACAACGATGTCATAATCGAAGCCCTTCTGGGCCCTACAAACCTCGGAAAGGGTCACAACTACATGCCTGCTGAGCATGCCGATGAAGAGGGCAACGACGATCTCTTCTTTTGGGGCAACGCCGTCCTGTCAGCTGCCGAGCGAAACTTTCCCCAGCCCAACAAGGACCTGCCATCTTGGCTCGACATTTCTATCAATGTCTTTGATCAGCTTGTTAGTCGCTGGGATGCGACAAAGTGCAATGGTGGTCTTTTGTGGCAGATCTACCCAGACAACCCCAACGGCATGACATACAAGAACTCAGTCAGCAACGGCGGTTTCTTTCAACTCGCTGCCCGCCTTGGTCGTATCACGGGAGATGCCAAGTATCTTGACTGGGccgtcaagatctgggactgGTCGTGGGAAGTTGGTTTCATAGATCACCGCAACTATCACGTCTACGACGGCACTGATACCAAGGACAACTGCCAGAAGACTGTCTACCACTCATTTACTTACACTCAGGGTATCTACCTATACGGAGCTGCTGTCATGGCAAACCACACCGGGAAGCCAGAGTGGGCTGAGCGTAGCAGGAATCTGCTCAAAGGTACCGACTGGTTCTTCGCGCCGTTTGGCAATGTCACCAATGTCATGTACGAAGCCGCCTGCGAGACCGTCATGAGTTGCACGGCAGACATGGAAACCTTCAAGGGTTACCTGTCACGCTTCATGTACCTCTCCGTCCAGATGCAACCTGACCTCAAGGCTCACGTCCATGACCACCTTTTACCAAGTGCCAAGGCTGCTGTCCAAACATGCACTGGCGGCAAGTCAGGCCGTGAGTGTGGTCAGCGCTGGTATGTTGAAGGTTATGATGGAAACCCTGGCCTCGGTCAGCAAATGTGCGCTCTTGAAATAGTTCAGGGATTGTTGTTGGATAAAGCGCCTGCACCGCTCAAGGGAGATGATATCAAGGTCATTCGTAGCACGGACTGGGCTGCCATGGACGTTCACGAGTCCAAGATTAAGAGCACCCCATCGGCTTCCGATACCGCCGAGACGGCATCAGCAACGTCTGACTCGGCCCCTAAACCTACAAAGAGCGAGGATGCGGCTGGTTCGTACCGGGCTGATCTTGTCCTTGCGTCGTTCAGTATTGTAACTGTCCTCACATTCCTGGGATTCGCCTAG